ttactcgtccattagaaccatgttttaaaaatattttttccgcttttaaaaagaacaaaatcaaaacaaaactaaagcaaaggaaagaaaaaaaaaagagaaatgctCCATCTACCGTATATTGCTACCATGAAAAATCCCGAGAAGGGATTGGACTGCCATTGAGACTATCAATGGGTAAAACTATAAAAATGAGGCCCGGGCATTTGTTTGAGGAGAGATTTTTAACAGGATCGCtagtaaaaaaaacaagaatattTGTTTTGACTTTTGACATGCAAGTATGCAAATCTCTGAAAATAAGAGAACATATTATACTCCCTCCTCGTATTTCTAATTACACCAAAGTCAAAAATCACATCGCACAATTTCTCGCTCCTTTACAATGAGTAGCATTGAAGCTCCCGTAATTGGTACTTGAGAGAAATCAACTAGGAGAGGAGTCCGGAAACCGCAGGATCTATGTTCATATTTGGCGGTTACATCTCAGGTTTCACACTGCTTTTGCAATGTCTAGAACTGAAGCTGCAATCAAGACTTCATAGAAGACAAGACAACCTACCGGATAGGGTGGGAAACCAAGGGATGCATGTTTTACATTCAGCAATTACATTGACTAGAAATCGCATTTTTTATCTGGTGATAAGTGGTCATCTCCACGAGCCACACACCTATTGTAGGAAACAAGGAATGATATTTGAGGCGCTCTTCTCGCCTCACCACGTTCTTATCATTCCGTTTATCAGAAAAGTCTTCGCGCCAAATCTGCTTATATATGAACAACATTTAATGACATTTTTCCGTACGTAAAATGATAACAAGACGCATTTGCATACATCATAATGCATGCATGCATGTGGAGATGTTGTGAAAGCACATGgggttatcttcttcttcttcacatgagATTATACTGTATCAAAATTTAGTCAAGGTTTTCGCCAAATTTTAAAAACATTTAATCATTATCGCATATGCTTTGGAAATTAGACGCGATAATCGAAGACATTACTGATAATTGATCTGTTCTCTCGAATTATGCACTACTTACTAGGTAACGTTATAGATTTATAACCTAGCTTAACTGGGGACATCAGAATTAAGGGGGCCAtgcactagaggacaaaaaaaggtcaccagaacctaatttgggtcaccccttataaaaatattttttaaatggctaaaatgaccctaaatgattagtgttaaaatttaattaattagtgataatcttacttaattagagtttaattttttctttccagattttttgtctgcaatttttagtctaacattttttttgcccagatagtatgaaaaatcatcaaggtattaaaaattttcattgacgaccctcaacagtcgttaatgtttagactgtttaagtgacgactATAAACTgacgaagattcattaatggcggaaatgtacgacagttttgggtcgtcatgataaaaatgatcaattcactgacgaccctttggaagggtcgttactgttttggttacgcatttgacgacataaacagtcgttaatgttttagaaatgtcgttatagactgtcgttaatctctaaaaagagtcgttagtgtatgacagtttagagtcgttattgttttgatcaggATGTATATGACGACCataaactgtcgttaatgtcggtGAAGGGTGTTAATGAGGGTCATtacttggaaaaaaaatattaatcaaggataaaatagtatattcatcttcCGATTTTTACATCCCTGTGAAATTTGGGGacaaacaaaattccatgacCCCTAATTAAAAGTTAtgacccccaattaaactaggattTATAACTAGGTGCACAAATAGTCAAGTACAACTATATAAGCTGAGCTAGTTATCAGACGAAATGTGGAAGACGCAAAGATGATGTTTTTTATGGTAGTGTCAGTGGTAGAACCGACACTACCCTTTTCCCTCGTGATCATCGCATAACCGATGTGCTTTCCTCCATTGGTATGATCTAGGTCTTTGAAACTGTTTTCTTTTCTGACCATATTTTGGTAGAAAGACGGTTCCATCACATAACCCAATTGACAATagcttttttgttttttctttctttttcttttattaattttttttgaatcgatAAAGAAAGATACATTGATCAAAAAAGAAGAGGTACAAAGAAGCTTGTATCACCCTtaagaatacaaaaaaaaaaaaaaaaacaaagcaaaaagaaGTTACAAACAACTTCTTGAATTATAGAGAGCTAAAGTAAATTCTAGGCCAACTAGAGATTACATCTTGGAAAGAGGGTGTTTGAAAGTCCTGAAAAACTAAACAAGGATTAAAAAGATAATACTTTATCTTCCGTTGAACAACAACTGTAGAGATAGTTTTGTTTTGAGAAACTCTATTATTCTTTGCAAGCCAAATTCCCCAAAGAATTTCCGCACATATCATGGACCAAATATGATATTCCTGTTTTGAGTTGAAAGCCACATTCCAAGAAAATAACATTGCAAAAATGTTATCAGGAATAGTGAAACGCCAATTCAACTTCTATTTGAAATAAGCTCAAATTTTCTCAACAAACtcacaatgaagagaaagatgatTCGTTGTTTCAGTTGAGAACAAAAGAGACATCTTTGAGAGACTTCAATGCCTCTCCCTGCTAACATATCCATAGTGGGTACGCTGTTTTGAGCCAGAGTCCATGATAAGAAGCAAATCTTAGGAGGACATTTCAGTTTCCATATGTAATTGAAAATATGAGAAAGATCATTGTCAGTAGAATCTTGAGAGAGAGAATCATAAGTAGACTTCACGGTGAAAATTCCTTTGCTACCAATATCCAAAAAATTTCATCTCCTGCAGTGATATTAAGAGAAACCAACTCCGATCTTCTTTGTAACTCTTCAAGTTCAGATGTAACATTACTGTTTTTTCTTCCAGGTAATTCCAAGTTCCATTGATGCTCTTCCACTTGAAAATTTTCTGCTACAGTTTTATTCTTAGCTCTTGAAACTGCAAAAAGGTTTAAAATTTTCAAATACAAAGGTACATCCAAAAGTTGATACCCATACTTAGATTTGAATTTTACATGGCTTCTAAATAAAAAGTTACATTACATAATGCCTTTCCAAACTGATTTCCCATAAGAACACttagaaaatcttagagaaccaAAATAAGTCAGACCCATATTTCTCATGCACAATTTCCCTCCATAATACATCCTTTTCTGTTGCAAACCTCCAGTGCCATTTAGTTAATAATGCTTGATTCATTTTCTAGAGACTTTTAACACCCAACCCACCaaatttcttctttttattaaCTTTCGACAATCGTACTTCCGAGATCGTTGTTTCGTTCTTACATGGTTTAGGAAATGATCCGTTGGCATAATTGTTCTTATATTGTTTCATAATTTCGATGTTGATTTCTGAAAAATTTGAAAATACCAATAAATTTTaaactaattaatattttggattatGTTTTCTTTGCAGTGCTTTACATTCTTATTAAAAATGAATGCATTCTGAGATGCCAAAGCTCATTGTTTATCGATTCCATTATTTTCTAATCTCAAAATTTGTTGTCATTTTCAATGCCAAAGAGTTCATTTTTcttactttatttttttattttttcttttttttgctgattttctggTGAGAAAACTCCGTCAAGTTTGTCTTCATCCCTCGGTAACCAACCAACAAAACCACGTCTAGCCGATGGTGCAACTTGGTTCAGTGGGTCCCTTCGAGGACATCCAATAAAATTGGAACGATACAAAGATGATTAACATGGTTCTTGTTCATAAATGTTTCTaattaacaaaaaagaaaaaaaaaattggctcaGTGGCAAGAGAAAAACTTGAATAAAGAAAACAGAGATATTACACACACCGTGCGTTATATCCCGAGAATGCACCGACTTTCACAGCCCTTATCGGAGGAAAATAGTGGGATGAGGTTTGGGTTTGTTTCTCTCTGAGATTTCTGGTGTATAAATCTCGGTGAATCCATCATTCTCGTAAAGAAAATGCTCGAGAGATAGCTTAGATTATCTGGAAATATCTTATCAAGTACTCACCGAGTTATTGACTAGATATGTAGGGCTAGACGGAAATTACCAGCCTCAGTGACATTTTAGAAAAGTTGAAAAAATACACGAGTAAGTTATTTAATCGAATTCGGCAGCGGTGCCAGTTTAAGCTATTTTCCAAAAAACAAAAACTTCGACCCATTCGGTTCCGTAACAATATTTAATTTACTGCCGGCCCtatgctttattttattttattttttattttcttggtaACTCGGCCCTATGCTTTATCTTGTAGATACTTTGTGTCGCGACAAATTAGAAGCAGAAAACATATTGCGAGTTGCGACAAGCCGGCAACAGATTGGACGAAATCCATTTGGTAACCTTGACTTTGAGTATATATTACAAGACCATTTACATACTCAGAGGGTTAACATGGACAGTATTTGCCCATCACAAAATAAAGATCGTCCGAACTTGGTGATCAGATACTGGGAAAATGCGGATCTGGAGAACTAACTCAACAATGATAGAAGATGACCACTGGATGAATAAAAACACACACTACCACTTACAATTCACAACATGAGACTACCACCAACATTATTAAATAGTCTTCGAGTAGTCAACCATCACATTAGATGGCATAATTTTCTCCATTCATCAAGGGCATTTTGGTCCTCCCTTTTTGGTCTTCTTGAGGCCGTAGCAAGGGCAGACCTCTCTGTAGCCAGTAGTACCTGGGGGCACACACTTGCATGAATGGCAGCAACTCATGCAACCTGCATTGCAGAAATCGAAACGGTGCTTCGTCTTACTGCACCTTGTTCTGCATCTCCCCGCGCATTCTGTTAGCACCCCATAACAGAAACAGAATAGGTATACTAAGTCAGATATCTAATAATTCCAGCAGTCAAATCCAATAAATTAAGAAggcgaaattgggggataaaaaatctaattggggatagaggaaaaagacaaaaactggatccaaatatcaaatcagggtcaccccttctctaagtatttttttaaatcctaatttaccctcactaatcaggtttagtggttaataataattagtaaaaatcttaagtatatgttaaatgattagtgtgtatttatatttgtatttgggtgaatgAGATGAGAGTAGAAAGATGACAattttgagagggaacttttttgcTGAAAGTGGAGGACGATTGTGAAGAaagaattgctgctaagaggttgaaaattaaatttttttttctttgaatccaccattgttgcagctgaaatagctcggtgTCGGTATTGTATTCAACtgaaaaaaccatgccggcatttgttggaaattttcataaatgtatGCCACTATCCGGGGGGTGTCCGGGGGGCGTAGCCCCAACGAGACTTTATCTCGTTAcaaaattttctggtttttatcttcaaaacctaaattttttggttttaatcagtccatttccggcacagtcagttaatcctcgagcatgccggtatctatgccggcatagtatgttgcttaaatttctatgccggcacatgatgaaaagtatccaggaaatttcaaatttttttcacttgactaccggcattgatagatttctatcgagcatgccggcactcagttccggcattgaatgttagttaccaagtatgccggcaccattttccggcatggtcttcatcaattccggcatgatattcatcacttccggcgatgtaatttttttttatttccgacatggtcttcatcactatcgGCATGCTCTTCATCTATGTCggtatggtcttcatcactaccggcatggtcttcatctatgccggcattggtcttcatcacttccagcatgtcttcatcatttccggcatggtattcatcaataCCGGCATGGTCCGCATCGCTTCCgaatgataaaaaaaagaaaaaaaaatcgttttcaagggagtggggaaatggggaaaattcaaaagggaagagaatttgaaagggagtggggaaaatttagagTTTGAAAGAGAGTAGGGAAAACTCTAATTTGAAAAGAAGTGGGATAAAtgaggatatgattttgttttttgattttaagttttttgatttttattttgagtaaagggtattttagtattttcatatccAAAATCATCCCTTAacacacaccatgggttgggggaagtaatctatATCCCCCAATTGGGTTTTTTATCCCTCAATTTCGCGTTCTAAATTAATTGTTCTACTCTGATTGTTACTAAGGAGTAAGCCGTAAACAACACTGATTAGTTAACAATATCTGGTATTTCTTTGgaggaaaaaaaagatgaaaaagggaaagaaaaaaaaagaag
This is a stretch of genomic DNA from Papaver somniferum cultivar HN1 chromosome 1, ASM357369v1, whole genome shotgun sequence. It encodes these proteins:
- the LOC113326503 gene encoding gibberellin-regulated protein 6-like isoform X1, whose protein sequence is MAISCKVKFAALLLFALFAISMLESTQVSAVGLGSYAALLKKYYGPGTVQPAQCAGRCRTRCSKTKHRFDFCNAGCMSCCHSCKCVPPGTTGYREVCPCYGLKKTKKGGPKCP
- the LOC113326503 gene encoding gibberellin-regulated protein 6-like isoform X2 — its product is MLESTQVSAVGLGSYAALLKKYYGPGTVQPAQCAGRCRTRCSKTKHRFDFCNAGCMSCCHSCKCVPPGTTGYREVCPCYGLKKTKKGGPKCP